The following DNA comes from Bacillota bacterium.
AGGTATTTTATAATTTAATATTGTTGGTGCTGAATTCCTGCAAAACATTTCAATTGCAGGATACGGGGGAACCGATATACTGGGGTGAATCCGGTAAATGTCCCGGGAAATAAACCGTTGAATTTTTCCGGTAGGGCTAATTCCTTTCGGCCCGAATCCGTCAGCTAACCTCGGAAGCTTTGAAGGGAAAGGAGGTTATTATTGTACTGTTTTTAATAAGCGATTTTCACTTCTGAGGTAGGTGAATATCGCTTTTTTAATTGTAGATGCATATCTGTGCTTAAATAATGAGTATGACTTAATGTCATTCCGAATTTGATTTTGAAATATCAAATTCAAGCAAATATTATTATATCGATTTTGTGGAAGTTAAGTCTATTTTGCTCGAAATTAAAAGAAGGAGGTTGTTTTCATGTTAAAAGCATATAAATTACAAATAAGTAATAAAGAGGATAGATTTACTATTCTTAAAGAAAGTATATATGATTATTCTAAAGTAAAGGATAGTATTAAGACAGGAATAGAGGATAAAGATAAAATTGAAGATCAAAAGCAAAAAATAATTGAATATTTAAATGCTACTAAAGAACAGTGGAATGACTATAAGTGGCAGCTTCAAAACAGGTTTACGGAACCAAAAGGAATTATAGACATATTAGGTATTTCAAAAGATGATGCCGAAGATATAATTAAAGTAGGTTCAAGCTATAGATATGCAATATCCCCATATTATTTATCCCTTATTGACCCTGAAGATCCTAAATGTCCTATAAAACTGCAATCAATCCCTTCAATTCATGAATTGGATAATAGGGGTGCGCTTGATCCGATGGCCGAAGAGGATTCTACCCCTGAAGAACTAATAACAAGGAGGTACCCTGACAGGCTTATTATAAAAGTGACAAATATATGCGGGATGTATTGCAGGTTTTGCCAAAGACGTAGACTTATAGGCGAGTTTGATACCCATGCTTCAAAGGCGAAAATAAGTAAGGCTATTGAGTATGTCAGAAATAATGAAGAAATCCGAGATGTTTTGATAACAGGCGGAGATGCATTTCTTTTATCAGATTCGGAAATTGAGTGGATACTAAAAGAATTAAGGAGCATACATCATGTAGAGATAATAAGATTTGGCACAAGGACACCTGTAACATTACCCCAGCGGATTACAAAAAACCTGGTAAACATTCTTAAGAAATATCACCCTGTTTATGTTAATACTCATTTCAACAGCCCCAGGGAAATTACTCCGGACTCGAAAAGAGCTTGTGAAATGCTGGCTGATGCAGGTATACCCCTTGGTAACCAGATGGTTCTGTTAAAAGGAGTTAATGATGACCCGTATGTTGTAAGGAAACTAAACCAGAGTTTGTTGAAAATCAGGGTTAAACCATACTATATATTCCATCCTAAAGCTGTAAAGGGGACTTCCCATTTTTGGGTAAATATTCAAAAGGGCCTGGAAATAATGGAATCATTAAGAGGAAGAACATCAGGCATGGCTATTCCGACATATATTGTAAATGGCCCGGGAGGTCTTGGAAAAACACCGCTGCTTCCGAATTACCTCTTATTTATTGGAGAAGATAGAGCTGTTATGAGAAACTGGCAGGGTCAGCTCTTTGAAATTGAAAATGGAATAGGTTGAGGAAACAGTAACAAATTCACTATGCTGAATGAAATTGCAAATGCAAATATTAAAGTAAGAAATGCAAAGAAATCAGCATGTCAATTCTATATAATATGAATAATAGAAATATATACTTTTGGTATAAACCTTTAGGAGGTGTAGTTTCCCAATGGGTAATTTGGGATTTGGAATTATAGGGTGTGGGTTGATATCAAATTGGCATGCTGATGCTATTTTGAAAATCGAGGGGACGCGCCTTGTTGGTGCAACTGATGTAAATGAACATGCCAGGGATGCATTTACTAAAAAATATAATATTTTACCTTTTAATTCAGTGGAAGAACTTCTTGCCAGTGATGATACCGATATAGTATGTATATGCACACCAAGCGGCCTGCATGCACCCCTTGCAGTGAAAGCGGCTAATGCAGGCAAGCACATTATTATTGAAAAGCCGATGGCTATAACCCTTAAAGAAGCTGACGATGTAATTGAGGCATGTGAGAAGAATAATGTGAAAGCAGCAGTAATATCCCAACTCAGGTTTACCCATGCCATCGGTAAATTAAAAGATGCTGTTGAAAAGGGTCTGTTGGGAAGGCTTGTATCCGGAGATATATATATGAAGTTTTACCGCTCGCAGGAATACTATGATAGGGGAGGATGGAGAGGAACCTGGAAGATGGATGGAGGAGGGGCTCTGATGAACCAGGGTATACATGGTGTTGATATTATTCAGCATGTTATGGGCCCTGTAAAAACCATTTTTGGACATACAAGAACTCTTGCAAGAAAAATAGAGGTGGAAGATACCGCTTGTGCTGTTGTTGAATATAAAAATGGTGCTCTCGGTGTGATCCAGGCAACTACATCAGTATATCCCGGTTTGCCTCGAAGAATGGAAGTCAGCGGAGATAAGGGTACTATTATAGTTGAAGAAGATACTATTGTAAAATGGGACATTGAAGGAAAGGAAATCCCGGAGGATGTAACCCTGGGAAGGACTAAGAGCGGTTCAGCAAGTAATCCGGCTGCTTTTGGAGTTGAAGGCCATGTTATGCAAATCAGTGATATGGTTGATGCAATAAGAAACAACAGAAAACCTCTTGTTGACCAGTATGAAGGCAGAAAACCGGTAGAAATAATACTAGCCATATATGAATCGTCAAGGACAGGTAAGATAATAGAATTAAGATAATAGAATTAGGGAAATAACTTTAGCGGCATGTTTGAAAAAACGTGTATTGGCAGGAGTGTAAAAGCTATGATAAAAATTAAAAGGACAAACAGCAATTTTGTAAGGGAGCCTTTATTGGCGCCTTTCGGTTTTAAAGGAGGATATGTTGATGAACTCTGGCAGGTTGCAGCTTTTATGGAAAGCGAATCAGGACACAGGAGTATAGGATTGGGAGTACAGAGTATCCTTTGGTCTGATGCACAAGTATTTGCATGCAATTCTCAGGCGGCAGGAAACAGCATGATGTTTCTTATAACTGAATACGCTTTACGAAAGGCAATGGAGTTGGAATTTGATACACCTGTTGATTTGTTTGAACAGCTTTTGCCTATAACATATGAGTATGGGAAAAAAATTACTAATAATGATAATTTAAGAATGACTTTTGTCCTAAATGCCCTTGTAGCCCTGGACAATGCTGCATGGTTGCTTTATTGCCGGGAAAATGGCATAAATAGCTTCGATGATATGGTACCTCAAGAGTACCGTACTGCTCTTTCCTTCAGGCATGAAAAACTTGCTTCCATACCTCTTATAACTTATGGGGTTTCCGTAGATGAAATAAAGAGTATAATAAGTGACGGGTACTTTTTCCTTAAGGTTAAAATAGGTTCTGATCCGAATAAGGATGGAGACAGGGAAAAAATGCTGGAATGGGATAAGAAAAGACTGTATGAAATACATAGTATTGTAAAGGATGTAGAAATACCTTATACAACGAATGGTAAAATACCTTATTATCTCGATGCAAATGGGCGTTATGATAATAAGGAAAGACTCATGAAATTGCTGGATTATGCAGATAAGATAGGTGCACTGGAGAGAATTATACTCCTTGAAGAACCTTTCCCCGAGGAGTATAAAGTTGATGTAACCGATATACCTGTGAGACTTGCAGCTGATGAAAGCGCTCATTCTGATAAAGATGCCCTGGAGAGGA
Coding sequences within:
- a CDS encoding KamA family radical SAM protein; the encoded protein is MLKAYKLQISNKEDRFTILKESIYDYSKVKDSIKTGIEDKDKIEDQKQKIIEYLNATKEQWNDYKWQLQNRFTEPKGIIDILGISKDDAEDIIKVGSSYRYAISPYYLSLIDPEDPKCPIKLQSIPSIHELDNRGALDPMAEEDSTPEELITRRYPDRLIIKVTNICGMYCRFCQRRRLIGEFDTHASKAKISKAIEYVRNNEEIRDVLITGGDAFLLSDSEIEWILKELRSIHHVEIIRFGTRTPVTLPQRITKNLVNILKKYHPVYVNTHFNSPREITPDSKRACEMLADAGIPLGNQMVLLKGVNDDPYVVRKLNQSLLKIRVKPYYIFHPKAVKGTSHFWVNIQKGLEIMESLRGRTSGMAIPTYIVNGPGGLGKTPLLPNYLLFIGEDRAVMRNWQGQLFEIENGIG
- a CDS encoding Gfo/Idh/MocA family oxidoreductase — encoded protein: MGNLGFGIIGCGLISNWHADAILKIEGTRLVGATDVNEHARDAFTKKYNILPFNSVEELLASDDTDIVCICTPSGLHAPLAVKAANAGKHIIIEKPMAITLKEADDVIEACEKNNVKAAVISQLRFTHAIGKLKDAVEKGLLGRLVSGDIYMKFYRSQEYYDRGGWRGTWKMDGGGALMNQGIHGVDIIQHVMGPVKTIFGHTRTLARKIEVEDTACAVVEYKNGALGVIQATTSVYPGLPRRMEVSGDKGTIIVEEDTIVKWDIEGKEIPEDVTLGRTKSGSASNPAAFGVEGHVMQISDMVDAIRNNRKPLVDQYEGRKPVEIILAIYESSRTGKIIELR
- a CDS encoding L-alanine-DL-glutamate epimerase, whose protein sequence is MFEKTCIGRSVKAMIKIKRTNSNFVREPLLAPFGFKGGYVDELWQVAAFMESESGHRSIGLGVQSILWSDAQVFACNSQAAGNSMMFLITEYALRKAMELEFDTPVDLFEQLLPITYEYGKKITNNDNLRMTFVLNALVALDNAAWLLYCRENGINSFDDMVPQEYRTALSFRHEKLASIPLITYGVSVDEIKSIISDGYFFLKVKIGSDPNKDGDREKMLEWDKKRLYEIHSIVKDVEIPYTTNGKIPYYLDANGRYDNKERLMKLLDYADKIGALERIILLEEPFPEEYKVDVTDIPVRLAADESAHSDKDALERIELGYRAIALKPIAKTMSMSLKIAKIAHEKGIPCFCADLTVNPVMVDWNKNVAARLAPLPGMKIGVLESNGHQNYARWQKMKEYHPCYGKKWIETDRGLYNLDDNFYSLSGGILEKSDYYESLVRG